From Bradyrhizobium symbiodeficiens, the proteins below share one genomic window:
- a CDS encoding TRAP transporter large permease: protein MTVILVLGLLFVLLAIGTPVGFAMGFAGSVGLLMVGGTGTLFGILQTAPLSTVSSYELITIPMFLLMADLVLLSGVADDMFKTASAWVGRIPGGLGMATALAGAGFGAICGTSTASAATLASTSLPAMIRQGYEPKMAAGVVAISGTLAMLIPPSVALVIFGLLAEVNIGQLLIGGIIPAILVTATIMATIGFLVWQDPSRAPRVEPVSWRERFALLWQVGPMVLLFSLVTGTIYLGIATPTEASALGAAGALVLAIAKGKVTPGTLYRALLSASHGTCMIVTILVGASIFGYFFTLTHVTQDLVAWVGSLPASRWVIITLILCGYIVLGSFMDQIAILVLTVPIVLPLIKTLGFDPIWFGVIKIVTAEVGMITPPVGLNCFIVARYAKRPVAEVFHGTFPHFIAHLIAIAILVAFPSIILWLPSQMGR from the coding sequence ATGACAGTCATTCTCGTGCTCGGACTGCTTTTCGTCCTGCTGGCGATCGGCACGCCGGTCGGTTTCGCCATGGGATTTGCCGGCTCGGTCGGCCTGCTCATGGTCGGCGGCACCGGCACGCTGTTCGGCATTCTCCAGACAGCCCCGCTTTCGACGGTGTCGTCCTATGAGTTGATCACGATCCCGATGTTCCTGCTGATGGCGGATCTCGTGCTGCTGTCCGGCGTCGCCGACGACATGTTCAAGACGGCTTCTGCCTGGGTCGGCCGCATTCCCGGCGGGCTCGGCATGGCAACGGCGCTTGCCGGCGCGGGCTTTGGCGCGATCTGCGGCACTTCGACGGCGTCGGCAGCGACGCTGGCGTCGACGAGCCTCCCTGCGATGATCCGACAGGGCTATGAGCCCAAGATGGCGGCCGGCGTCGTGGCCATCTCGGGAACGCTGGCCATGCTGATCCCGCCAAGCGTGGCGCTCGTCATTTTCGGTTTGCTCGCAGAAGTCAACATCGGGCAGTTGCTGATCGGCGGCATCATTCCGGCGATCCTCGTGACGGCAACGATCATGGCGACGATCGGCTTCCTGGTCTGGCAGGATCCTTCGCGAGCCCCGCGCGTGGAGCCGGTGTCGTGGCGGGAGCGGTTTGCATTGCTGTGGCAGGTCGGCCCGATGGTGCTGCTGTTCTCGCTCGTCACCGGCACCATCTATCTTGGCATCGCAACCCCGACGGAGGCTTCGGCCCTCGGGGCCGCGGGAGCGCTGGTGCTCGCCATCGCCAAGGGCAAGGTGACGCCCGGCACGCTCTACCGCGCGCTGCTCAGCGCCAGCCATGGCACCTGCATGATCGTGACGATCCTCGTCGGCGCCTCGATCTTCGGCTACTTCTTCACGCTCACCCACGTGACGCAGGATCTCGTTGCCTGGGTCGGCAGCTTGCCGGCCTCGCGCTGGGTGATCATCACGCTGATCCTGTGCGGCTACATCGTGCTCGGCTCGTTCATGGATCAGATCGCGATCCTGGTCTTGACCGTGCCGATCGTGCTGCCGCTGATCAAGACGCTCGGCTTCGATCCGATCTGGTTCGGCGTCATCAAGATCGTCACCGCCGAGGTCGGCATGATCACGCCGCCGGTGGGGCTGAATTGCTTCATCGTCGCGCGCTATGCCAAGCGGCCGGTGGCGGAGGTGTTCCACGGCACCTTCCCGCATTTCATCGCGCACCTGATCGCGATCGCGATTTTGGTGGCGTTTCCGTCTATCATCCTCTGGCTACCCTCGCAGATGGGGCGCTAG
- a CDS encoding flagellin produces MPAINTNTAANAAVRYLNINSAQESSSLSKLSSGSRITSASDDAAGLAISTRISSDVTTLQQAATNASQATAILQTADGGASNISDILARMKSLASESASGTTTDSSRAYIQSEFSQLNSEIDSIATGTRYSSQSLLDGSSVFSSGVSVLVGSDGSDTITITLTSLTASSLAVNSLDVSTQSGATSALDALDTAIDTVSAARASIGAQESRFNFSSDSISTQTQNLQSANSAIKDVDIAAEQSKLSSAEVKTQAAVSALAAANQMPQYLLKLLG; encoded by the coding sequence ATGCCCGCAATCAACACCAATACCGCCGCCAACGCAGCGGTCCGCTATCTCAACATCAACTCCGCGCAGGAGAGCAGCTCACTCTCGAAGCTGTCGAGCGGCTCGCGCATCACCTCGGCATCCGACGACGCCGCGGGCCTTGCGATCTCCACGCGCATCTCCTCGGACGTCACCACGCTTCAGCAGGCTGCGACCAACGCCTCGCAGGCTACCGCGATCCTGCAGACCGCCGACGGCGGCGCTTCGAACATCTCCGACATCCTCGCGCGCATGAAGTCGCTGGCCTCCGAGTCCGCCTCGGGCACCACGACCGACTCCAGCCGCGCCTATATCCAATCGGAATTCTCGCAGCTCAATTCCGAAATCGACTCGATCGCGACCGGTACCCGCTACTCCAGCCAGAGCCTGCTCGATGGATCCAGCGTGTTTTCGTCCGGCGTGTCCGTGCTGGTCGGCTCGGACGGCTCCGACACGATCACCATCACGTTGACCAGCCTGACGGCGTCCTCGCTCGCGGTCAACTCGCTCGACGTCAGCACCCAGTCCGGCGCGACATCGGCGCTCGACGCACTCGATACCGCAATCGACACGGTCTCCGCCGCGCGCGCCTCGATCGGCGCACAGGAATCGCGCTTCAACTTCTCGTCGGATTCGATCTCGACCCAGACGCAGAATCTCCAATCGGCAAACTCCGCGATCAAGGACGTGGATATCGCGGCCGAGCAGTCCAAGCTGTCTTCGGCCGAGGTGAAGACCCAGGCCGCCGTGTCGGCGCTGGCCGCCGCCAACCAGATGCCGCAGTATCTCCTCAAGCTCCTGGGCTGA
- the dctP gene encoding TRAP transporter substrate-binding protein DctP: MKRNWVWVAAAFALSLPVSTLSAQALELKVADSFPADHYLVRLMLKPWMDDVAKRTNGAVTFTHYPNQQIGKATDMLRLTQSGVIDIGYIGPSYVSDKMPLSEVAQLPGAFQTSCQGTLAYWKAAREGILAKQEYAPNKIKLLMAVVLPPYQVWTAKQKVETIKDMQGLKLRTTGGAQDLTVRTLGAVPVRMAAPDAYESLSRGTMDGLLFPMDSVVAYGLDKLVKYATDGVSFGSFIVAYSINQSVWDKLPDDVKKAMDAASEAITPKACAEVDKEQDATRQKMKDQGISFTALSEATRAEMKEKLKGVAQEWAAGLDSRGKQASATLKEFDGLLAAGGAK; the protein is encoded by the coding sequence ATGAAGAGGAATTGGGTCTGGGTGGCAGCAGCGTTCGCACTCTCGCTGCCGGTCTCGACGCTGTCGGCACAGGCGCTGGAGCTGAAGGTCGCAGACAGCTTCCCCGCCGACCACTATCTCGTCCGCCTGATGCTGAAGCCGTGGATGGACGATGTCGCCAAGCGCACCAACGGCGCCGTGACATTCACGCATTATCCGAATCAGCAGATCGGCAAGGCCACCGACATGCTGCGGTTGACGCAGTCCGGCGTGATCGACATCGGCTACATCGGGCCATCCTACGTCTCGGACAAGATGCCGCTCTCCGAGGTCGCGCAATTGCCGGGCGCATTCCAGACCAGCTGCCAGGGTACGCTGGCCTATTGGAAGGCGGCGCGGGAAGGCATCCTCGCCAAACAGGAGTATGCGCCCAACAAGATCAAGCTGCTGATGGCCGTGGTGCTGCCGCCCTATCAAGTGTGGACGGCCAAGCAGAAGGTCGAGACGATCAAGGACATGCAGGGCCTGAAACTGCGCACCACCGGCGGCGCACAGGATCTGACCGTGCGCACGCTCGGCGCAGTGCCGGTGCGAATGGCCGCGCCCGATGCCTATGAATCGCTGTCGCGCGGCACGATGGACGGGCTGCTGTTCCCCATGGACAGCGTCGTCGCCTATGGCCTCGACAAGCTCGTCAAATACGCCACCGACGGCGTCAGCTTCGGCAGCTTCATCGTCGCCTACTCGATCAATCAATCGGTCTGGGACAAGCTGCCCGACGATGTGAAGAAGGCAATGGACGCGGCCTCGGAAGCGATCACGCCGAAGGCCTGTGCCGAGGTCGACAAAGAGCAGGACGCGACGCGGCAGAAGATGAAGGACCAGGGCATCAGCTTCACCGCGCTCTCCGAGGCGACGCGCGCGGAGATGAAGGAGAAGCTCAAGGGCGTCGCTCAGGAATGGGCGGCCGGGCTCGACAGCCGCGGCAAGCAGGCCTCCGCAACCCTCAAGGAGTTCGACGGCCTGCTCGCCGCGGGCGGCGCCAAGTAG
- a CDS encoding flagellar hook assembly protein FlgD has translation MTVSATSSASTATTTTSSSSTSSNSTLTSSDFLSLLVSELQNQNPLEATSTTDLVNQLTSYANFTSQQSINSNLNSLASSFSSLVTLNSVNYIGHTVEAKTDTSTLSNGSATFGYSLSSAASDVSISVKDSSGNTVWTGTGTGNAGSNSFTWDGKDSSGTQLSDGGQYTISVTATNSSGNSVLNYTTVTGTVTGIDTSTSTPSLTVNGVSVSAANIIGVTS, from the coding sequence ATGACCGTTTCCGCAACGAGTTCTGCGTCGACCGCCACCACGACAACGTCGTCGTCGAGCACGTCGTCCAATTCGACGCTGACTTCCAGCGATTTTCTGAGCCTGCTCGTCAGCGAGCTCCAGAACCAGAATCCACTGGAGGCGACCTCGACCACCGACCTCGTCAATCAACTCACCTCCTACGCGAACTTCACCTCCCAGCAGTCGATCAACTCCAACCTCAATTCGCTTGCGAGCTCGTTCTCGAGCCTGGTGACGCTGAATTCCGTGAACTACATCGGGCACACCGTCGAGGCGAAGACGGACACATCGACCTTGAGCAACGGCTCGGCGACGTTTGGTTACTCGCTGTCGTCGGCCGCCTCGGATGTTTCGATCAGCGTCAAGGACTCCTCCGGCAATACGGTGTGGACCGGTACCGGGACCGGGAATGCCGGATCGAACAGCTTCACCTGGGACGGCAAGGATTCCAGCGGGACACAGCTCTCCGACGGCGGCCAGTACACGATCTCGGTGACCGCGACGAACTCCTCCGGAAACTCGGTCCTGAACTACACGACCGTCACCGGGACGGTAACCGGCATCGACACCTCGACCTCGACACCCTCGCTGACCGTGAACGGCGTTTCCGTCAGCGCCGCCAACATCATCGGCGTCACATCCTGA
- a CDS encoding acyl-CoA dehydrogenase family protein — translation MDFALTDQQEAIRDAIAKICEGFPDAYWLKKDHDGGFPHDFHKALADAGWLGICVPEEYGGSGLGITEAAIMMRTISESGAGMSGASAVHINVFGLNPVVVFGTEEQRKRMLPPMVEGREKACFAVTEPNTGLNTTQLKTRAVAKNDRYIVNGQKVWISTAQVAHKILLLARTTPLEEVRSPTHGLSLFYTDFDRNRIKVHEIEKMGRKVVDSNELFFEDFEIPMEDRIGEEGKGFQYILEGMNPERILIAAEAVGLGRIALSRATEYAKTRVVFNRPIGKNQGIQHPLAVNWIELEAAWLLVMQAAWQYDKGLPCGAGANAAKYFAGEAGYHACEQAVMTHGGFGYAKEFHVERYLREVLIPRIAPVSPQLALSFIAEKVLGLAKSY, via the coding sequence GTGGATTTCGCGCTCACCGATCAGCAGGAAGCCATTCGCGACGCCATCGCCAAGATCTGCGAAGGCTTTCCGGACGCCTATTGGCTGAAGAAGGACCACGACGGCGGCTTCCCGCACGATTTTCACAAGGCACTTGCCGACGCCGGCTGGCTCGGCATTTGCGTGCCGGAGGAATATGGCGGCTCGGGGCTCGGCATCACCGAAGCCGCGATCATGATGCGCACCATCTCCGAATCCGGCGCCGGCATGTCCGGTGCCTCTGCGGTGCACATCAACGTGTTCGGGCTCAATCCCGTCGTCGTGTTCGGCACCGAGGAGCAGCGCAAGCGCATGCTGCCGCCGATGGTCGAGGGCCGCGAAAAGGCCTGCTTCGCCGTCACCGAGCCCAACACCGGCCTCAACACCACGCAGCTGAAGACCCGCGCGGTTGCCAAGAACGACCGCTACATCGTCAACGGCCAGAAAGTGTGGATCTCCACCGCGCAGGTCGCGCACAAGATCCTGCTGCTCGCGCGGACCACGCCGCTGGAAGAAGTGCGCTCGCCGACCCATGGGTTGAGCCTGTTCTACACCGATTTCGATCGCAACAGGATCAAGGTCCACGAGATCGAGAAGATGGGCCGCAAGGTGGTCGATTCCAACGAGTTGTTCTTCGAAGACTTTGAGATTCCGATGGAGGACCGCATCGGCGAAGAGGGCAAGGGCTTCCAGTACATCCTCGAAGGCATGAACCCGGAACGCATTCTCATTGCGGCGGAAGCGGTCGGCCTAGGAAGGATCGCGCTGTCGCGCGCCACCGAATACGCCAAGACGCGCGTTGTCTTCAATCGCCCGATAGGCAAGAACCAGGGCATCCAGCATCCGCTCGCGGTGAACTGGATCGAGCTCGAGGCCGCCTGGCTGCTGGTGATGCAGGCAGCCTGGCAATACGACAAGGGCTTGCCCTGCGGCGCTGGCGCGAATGCGGCAAAGTATTTCGCCGGTGAGGCCGGTTACCATGCCTGCGAGCAGGCGGTGATGACCCATGGCGGCTTCGGCTATGCCAAGGAATTCCACGTCGAGCGCTATTTGCGCGAAGTGCTGATCCCGCGCATCGCGCCGGTCAGCCCGCAGCTCGCGCTCAGCTTCATCGCCGAAAAGGTGCTGGGCCTCGCCAAGTCGTATTGA
- the fliS gene encoding flagellar export chaperone FliS, with amino-acid sequence MMHNQMAYMANQAYRGAATSVPPLKAVSMLLGGAITFLQKSLAAQEARRFEEGHEYLMRATAILRGLSHNLDFAKGGAVAERVFQTYHAMILASHKAFGRPHAHASFGRIIAGLAELREAWEFVDTTARGGVAAPADSARRG; translated from the coding sequence ATGATGCATAATCAGATGGCGTACATGGCCAACCAGGCCTATCGGGGCGCGGCAACCAGCGTGCCGCCGCTCAAGGCGGTTTCGATGCTGCTCGGTGGCGCGATCACCTTCCTGCAGAAGTCGCTGGCCGCGCAGGAGGCGCGCCGCTTCGAGGAGGGCCACGAATACCTGATGAGGGCGACCGCGATCCTGCGCGGGCTGAGCCACAACCTCGATTTCGCCAAGGGCGGCGCGGTGGCGGAACGGGTATTCCAGACCTATCATGCGATGATCCTGGCAAGCCACAAGGCGTTCGGCCGCCCGCATGCGCACGCGAGCTTCGGGCGTATCATCGCCGGGCTCGCCGAGCTCAGGGAGGCCTGGGAGTTCGTCGACACGACAGCGCGGGGCGGGGTGGCCGCGCCGGCCGATTCGGCGCGCAGGGGCTGA
- a CDS encoding RNA polymerase sigma factor: protein MSYAADVWAPAEAEITTTASVDAIVPVMPSVPLAPDTADVVYDEDSELLDRLATGDEVAFRMLVERHIDRAYAIALRIVGNAADAEDVVQDTMLKIWSHRGRWQHGRAKFSTWLYRVISNRCIDLRRKPRNENVETVPEVADGQPGAVEIIERNELNGMLELAMRRLPEQQRIAVIFSYHENMSNGEIAEVMDTTVAAVESLLKRGRQQLRQLLRKHERDIRAAFTDC, encoded by the coding sequence ATGAGTTACGCTGCTGATGTCTGGGCTCCCGCCGAGGCCGAGATCACGACGACGGCGTCGGTCGATGCGATCGTGCCGGTGATGCCGTCGGTGCCGCTCGCGCCCGATACCGCCGATGTCGTCTACGACGAGGACAGCGAGCTCCTGGACAGGCTCGCAACCGGCGACGAAGTCGCATTCCGCATGCTGGTCGAGCGTCACATCGATCGCGCCTACGCGATCGCGCTCCGCATCGTCGGCAATGCGGCGGACGCCGAGGACGTGGTGCAGGACACCATGCTCAAGATCTGGAGCCACCGTGGGCGCTGGCAGCATGGCCGCGCCAAATTCTCGACCTGGCTCTACCGCGTCATCTCCAATCGCTGCATCGACCTCAGGCGCAAGCCGCGCAACGAAAATGTCGAGACGGTGCCTGAAGTCGCCGACGGTCAGCCCGGCGCCGTCGAAATCATCGAGCGCAACGAACTGAACGGCATGCTGGAGCTCGCGATGCGGCGCCTGCCCGAGCAACAGCGCATCGCGGTGATCTTCTCGTACCACGAGAACATGAGCAACGGCGAGATCGCGGAGGTGATGGACACGACGGTGGCGGCCGTCGAGTCGCTGCTCAAGCGCGGCCGCCAGCAGCTTCGCCAGCTCCTGCGCAAGCACGAACGCGACATCCGCGCCGCGTTTACCGATTGCTAA
- a CDS encoding TRAP transporter small permease subunit → MIRRATDVLGALERALTVIAAIALFAIMALVVADVFMRYVLNSPFSFTYDLIGLYLLAAVFFLTLSDTLRVHAHVGVDILLTRFPTAGRRLSEIVTALAGLFVFGLISKVGFERALENYEQHDVLAGAIAWPTWISAALVPFGCGVLVLRLALQLVGNFLSLVSGRDLFPLPPVNETGEAHSFE, encoded by the coding sequence ATGATCAGGCGGGCAACGGATGTGCTCGGCGCGCTGGAGCGCGCGCTGACAGTGATCGCCGCGATCGCTCTGTTCGCGATCATGGCGCTGGTGGTGGCCGACGTGTTCATGCGTTACGTCCTCAACAGCCCGTTCTCCTTCACCTACGACCTGATCGGGCTTTATCTCCTGGCGGCCGTGTTCTTCCTGACGTTGTCGGATACATTGCGCGTGCATGCGCATGTCGGCGTGGACATCCTGCTGACACGTTTTCCGACGGCGGGCCGGCGCCTCTCGGAAATCGTCACCGCGCTCGCCGGCCTGTTCGTGTTCGGCCTGATCAGCAAGGTCGGGTTCGAGCGCGCGCTGGAGAATTACGAGCAGCACGACGTGCTTGCCGGCGCCATTGCGTGGCCGACCTGGATTTCGGCCGCGCTGGTGCCGTTCGGCTGCGGCGTGCTCGTGCTGCGGCTGGCGCTGCAACTCGTCGGTAACTTCCTCAGCCTCGTCTCCGGGCGTGATCTGTTTCCCTTGCCGCCTGTCAACGAGACCGGCGAAGCCCATTCCTTCGAATAA
- the fliD gene encoding flagellar filament capping protein FliD has product MTSVSSSTSSTSSGVSVTTSGTTNSSSIDWTALIQSAVDAKTAQADTISTTITNNEAKISAYQTLQSDLKTLYSGLASLSTAVVNSLSTSAFATRAASISSTGDVSASSALSMTLKSGAAIGDHTLTISQLAAAQKVSGTSQSSQTDELGYSGTFSIGLEGGATSDITITSTMSLQDVVDAINAQTSTTNVQASIVQVSSTSFQMVLTGTEDAADITYSSTSGDDTLNKLGVTDSSGSFTDVLQEAQAAEFTLDGIAMTRDTNDISDVLSGVTFSLLQETPDGATLNISIETDTSQIQSTLETFVTNYNAFRDEVIAQQATATDGTADSSAVLFGDGTMRNIMDALQNALNTTVGDMTMADLGLSFNESNELELDTSTLSDILSTNLSGVTKLLSAQTTTSSSQLSVVNTGTSPQSFTLDLAVDSDGNLTSASVGGDASLFTVSGTTIIGASGSIYAGMAFTYSGSTSQSITVTSTSGIATRLYQIAKDYSSSTGVLQTQITSLTTRDDELQQRVDDINSAASTLQAQLEAQYAKYQAAIESANSTLTYLKALLNSSSSS; this is encoded by the coding sequence GTGACCAGCGTCAGTTCGAGCACCAGCAGCACAAGTTCGGGAGTCTCCGTCACCACGAGCGGAACCACCAATTCGAGCAGCATCGATTGGACGGCGCTGATCCAATCCGCCGTCGACGCGAAGACCGCCCAGGCGGACACGATCTCGACCACGATCACGAACAACGAGGCCAAGATCTCGGCCTATCAGACGCTCCAGAGCGATCTGAAGACGCTGTATTCGGGGCTGGCGTCGCTTTCGACCGCGGTGGTCAACTCGCTGTCCACCAGCGCATTCGCGACGCGCGCGGCGAGCATCAGTTCCACCGGCGACGTGAGCGCCTCGTCGGCGCTCTCGATGACGCTGAAGAGCGGCGCCGCCATCGGCGACCACACGCTGACGATCAGTCAGCTGGCCGCCGCTCAAAAGGTTTCCGGCACCTCGCAATCGAGTCAGACCGACGAACTCGGTTACTCCGGCACGTTTTCCATCGGTCTGGAGGGCGGTGCTACGTCCGACATCACCATCACCAGCACGATGTCGCTTCAGGACGTCGTCGATGCCATCAATGCACAGACTTCGACGACCAACGTCCAGGCCTCGATCGTACAGGTCTCCAGCACGTCCTTCCAGATGGTGCTGACGGGCACGGAGGATGCCGCCGACATCACTTATTCGAGCACGTCCGGCGACGATACCCTGAACAAGCTCGGTGTAACCGACAGCTCGGGGAGCTTCACCGACGTGCTCCAGGAGGCGCAGGCCGCCGAGTTCACGCTCGACGGCATCGCGATGACCCGCGACACCAACGACATCTCGGACGTCCTGAGCGGCGTCACCTTCAGCCTGCTCCAGGAGACGCCGGACGGGGCGACGCTGAACATCAGCATCGAGACGGACACCAGCCAGATCCAATCGACGCTGGAGACGTTCGTCACCAACTACAACGCCTTTCGCGACGAAGTGATCGCCCAGCAGGCGACCGCAACCGACGGCACCGCCGATTCGAGCGCGGTGCTGTTCGGCGACGGAACCATGCGCAACATCATGGATGCGCTCCAGAATGCCCTGAACACGACCGTGGGCGACATGACCATGGCCGATCTCGGCCTGTCCTTCAACGAGAGCAATGAACTCGAGCTGGATACCAGCACGCTGTCGGATATCCTGAGTACGAACCTGAGCGGCGTCACCAAGCTGCTGTCGGCGCAGACAACGACGTCGTCGAGCCAGCTCAGCGTCGTCAACACCGGAACGTCGCCGCAATCCTTCACCCTGGATCTCGCGGTCGATTCCGACGGCAACCTCACTTCGGCCTCGGTCGGCGGCGACGCGTCGCTGTTCACGGTCAGCGGCACCACGATCATCGGTGCTTCCGGTTCGATCTACGCCGGCATGGCCTTCACCTATAGCGGTTCGACCTCGCAGTCGATCACGGTGACGTCGACCTCCGGCATAGCAACGCGGCTCTATCAGATCGCGAAGGACTATTCGTCGTCGACCGGCGTACTGCAAACGCAGATTACCAGTCTGACGACCCGCGACGACGAGCTCCAGCAGAGGGTCGACGACATCAACAGCGCCGCGTCCACGCTCCAGGCGCAGCTCGAGGCGCAGTACGCGAAATACCAGGCGGCGATCGAGAGCGCCAACAGCACGCTGACCTACCTCAAGGCGCTGCTGAACAGCTCATCGAGCAGTTGA
- a CDS encoding acetyl-CoA hydrolase/transferase family protein encodes MSVDSPPIDFYGLIREGDLVVCGQATAEPVTLTEALMAQAAQLPSFRMMIGPVFSETFSASCAPNVSFQSYGVIGNARRLAWAGRLEVIPSNYSAFCGDFAAHRHKADVVLVQLAEAGDGRLSASLSNDYVIDAARAARLVIAEINPDAPFTFGAEWPEGLPIHMRVAARRSPVELASTPPDDVSRRIAAHAASLIIDGSTLQFGVGRIPDAILSSLSHLHNLGIHSGLINDAVVDLIVCGAVTNAKKGMDPGITVTNQVIGTRRLYRFVHENRTIAVRPTSYTHSQNVLARLNRLVAINSALQVGLDGSVNSETLNGVAIGAIGGQLDFVRGANASPGGRAIIALPATASDGTSRIVAHVETVTTPRADVDAIITEWGIAELRGCGLAERGRRMIAIAAPEHRDALSAQLRGR; translated from the coding sequence ATGTCCGTGGACTCGCCGCCGATAGACTTCTACGGCCTGATCCGCGAGGGCGATCTCGTGGTATGCGGGCAGGCGACGGCGGAGCCTGTCACGCTGACCGAAGCGCTGATGGCGCAGGCGGCGCAGCTTCCGTCGTTTCGCATGATGATCGGGCCGGTGTTCTCGGAGACGTTCTCCGCGTCGTGCGCACCCAACGTCTCGTTCCAGAGCTACGGCGTGATCGGCAATGCGCGACGGCTCGCCTGGGCCGGACGGCTCGAAGTCATCCCGAGCAACTACAGCGCCTTTTGTGGCGACTTCGCCGCCCACCGCCACAAGGCCGATGTCGTTCTGGTGCAGCTTGCGGAAGCCGGTGACGGCCGCTTGAGCGCGAGCCTCTCCAACGACTACGTCATCGACGCCGCCCGCGCTGCGCGCCTCGTCATCGCCGAGATCAATCCGGATGCGCCTTTTACGTTCGGCGCGGAATGGCCCGAGGGCTTGCCGATCCACATGCGCGTGGCCGCGCGCCGGTCACCCGTCGAACTGGCTTCGACGCCGCCGGACGACGTCTCCCGGCGCATTGCGGCGCATGCGGCGAGCCTGATCATCGACGGCAGCACGCTTCAGTTCGGCGTCGGGCGGATTCCGGACGCAATTCTCTCGTCGCTGTCGCACCTGCACAATCTCGGCATCCATTCCGGCCTGATCAACGACGCCGTCGTCGATCTGATCGTGTGCGGCGCGGTGACGAACGCAAAAAAGGGGATGGATCCCGGCATCACGGTCACCAACCAGGTGATCGGCACGCGGCGGCTCTACCGCTTCGTCCATGAGAACAGGACGATCGCGGTGCGGCCGACGTCCTACACGCACAGCCAGAACGTGCTGGCGCGGCTCAACCGGCTGGTCGCGATCAACTCGGCGCTTCAGGTCGGGCTCGACGGCAGCGTCAATTCAGAGACGTTGAACGGCGTTGCGATCGGCGCGATCGGCGGCCAGCTCGATTTCGTGCGCGGCGCCAATGCCTCTCCCGGAGGAAGAGCCATCATCGCGCTGCCGGCGACGGCGTCAGACGGAACCAGCCGGATCGTCGCCCATGTCGAGACGGTGACGACGCCGCGCGCCGACGTCGATGCCATCATCACCGAATGGGGCATTGCGGAGTTGCGCGGCTGCGGCCTCGCCGAGCGCGGGCGCCGCATGATCGCGATCGCCGCGCCCGAACACCGCGATGCTCTGTCAGCGCAGCTTCGCGGGCGCTAG